Proteins co-encoded in one Saprospira grandis genomic window:
- the fabF gene encoding beta-ketoacyl-ACP synthase II, with amino-acid sequence MSQRRVVVTGLGTLNPLGHNTEESWANLLAGKSGAATIQQFDASLFKTQFACEIKDFNGADVFGRKDVRRLDPVMQYALVASDEAIADAKLEEVENKKRIGVFWASGIGGITTLQQEVQNYERGSGTPRFNPFLVPKMIVDASAGNISIRHGFRGPTGAFVTACASSTHCIGLAYDQIRLSRADVMVVGGAEAAINAVGVGAFNALKALSTRNEDPSVASRPFDKDRDGFVIGEGAASLILEDYEHAKARGAKIYAEIIGVAQNADAYHITAPDPDGHGVIDVIQLALEDANIKAEDLDYLNPHSTSTDLGDIAESNAIIKALGDAAFKVKMSATKSMTGHMISAAGAMESLICIKTLQTGEIAPTINFEAFDPQIDSRLQITPNVKQSADVQIAMNMNYGFGGHNSAVIFKKITE; translated from the coding sequence ATGAGTCAAAGACGTGTTGTTGTTACTGGTCTTGGAACCTTAAACCCCTTAGGGCATAACACGGAAGAGAGCTGGGCCAACCTCCTTGCCGGAAAAAGTGGGGCCGCTACTATCCAACAATTTGATGCCAGCTTGTTTAAGACCCAATTTGCCTGCGAGATTAAAGACTTTAATGGCGCAGATGTATTTGGCCGAAAAGATGTTCGTCGCCTAGATCCCGTTATGCAGTATGCGCTAGTGGCTAGCGACGAGGCCATTGCTGATGCCAAACTGGAAGAGGTAGAAAACAAAAAGCGCATTGGCGTATTTTGGGCCTCTGGTATTGGGGGAATTACCACCCTACAGCAGGAGGTACAAAACTATGAGAGAGGCAGCGGGACGCCTCGCTTTAATCCTTTTTTGGTGCCCAAAATGATTGTAGACGCCTCTGCGGGTAATATTTCTATCCGCCATGGCTTCCGTGGCCCAACTGGAGCCTTTGTTACGGCCTGTGCTTCTTCTACGCACTGTATTGGCCTAGCCTACGACCAAATTCGCCTCAGCAGAGCCGATGTGATGGTTGTTGGTGGCGCCGAAGCAGCCATTAACGCCGTTGGGGTGGGTGCATTTAATGCTCTCAAGGCCCTTTCTACTCGCAATGAAGATCCTAGCGTTGCCTCTCGCCCATTTGATAAGGACCGGGATGGTTTTGTGATTGGAGAAGGCGCCGCCTCTCTTATTCTAGAAGATTATGAGCATGCAAAAGCTCGTGGCGCAAAAATCTATGCCGAGATTATTGGCGTGGCCCAAAATGCCGATGCCTACCATATTACGGCTCCAGATCCCGATGGCCATGGCGTTATCGATGTGATCCAGCTGGCCCTAGAAGATGCCAATATCAAAGCAGAAGATCTCGATTACCTCAACCCACATAGCACCTCTACCGACCTAGGTGATATTGCAGAATCTAATGCCATTATTAAGGCTTTAGGCGATGCGGCCTTTAAGGTGAAAATGAGCGCCACAAAATCCATGACCGGCCATATGATTTCTGCCGCCGGCGCTATGGAGTCGCTCATCTGTATCAAGACCCTCCAAACCGGAGAGATTGCCCCCACCATCAACTTTGAGGCGTTTGATCCCCAAATTGATAGCCGCCTACAAATTACCCCCAATGTCAAACAATCTGCTGATGTGCAAATTGCCATGAACATGAACTACGGCTTTGGTGGACATAATTCTGCCGTGATTTTCAAGAAAATAACAGAATAG
- a CDS encoding acyl carrier protein produces MATEIKERVVAIIADKLVVELNDVTEDANFQKDLGADSIDLVELIMELEREFDLSIPDEKAEEIKTVGDAISFLSENLG; encoded by the coding sequence ATGGCCACTGAAATCAAAGAGCGTGTAGTCGCCATCATCGCTGACAAGCTAGTTGTTGAACTAAATGACGTTACTGAAGATGCCAACTTCCAGAAAGATCTGGGTGCTGACTCAATTGACCTTGTAGAGTTGATTATGGAACTAGAGCGTGAATTTGACCTCTCTATTCCTGATGAGAAAGCAGAAGAAATCAAAACCGTAGGTGATGCGATCTCTTTCTTGAGTGAGAACCTAGGTTAG
- a CDS encoding rhomboid family intramembrane serine protease encodes MKGLRIQYNAPVVVTFAILCTAIYMINYITGGDAVSRSGGIINNYFVLRGFDFANPLDYFRLFSYTIGHANRGHLVGNMSIFLLIAPIMEEKYGSRNILIMMLLTALITAIFQVFLIGGGLLGASGIVFMFIILVSFANTGGKGIPLTFILVLIFFLGKEVLNSLDNNNISEYAHIAGGIMGAFFGFNLNGSKDPSREQIL; translated from the coding sequence ATGAAAGGACTTCGGATTCAGTACAATGCCCCGGTGGTGGTTACTTTTGCCATTTTGTGCACGGCTATTTATATGATCAACTACATTACGGGAGGGGATGCTGTGAGTCGATCGGGGGGGATAATTAACAACTACTTTGTGCTTAGAGGCTTTGATTTTGCGAACCCTCTAGATTATTTCCGTTTGTTTAGCTATACCATTGGGCATGCCAATCGGGGTCATTTGGTGGGGAATATGTCGATCTTTTTATTGATTGCTCCTATTATGGAAGAGAAATACGGCAGTCGGAACATTTTGATCATGATGTTGCTCACGGCCCTGATTACCGCTATATTTCAGGTCTTTTTGATTGGTGGAGGTTTATTGGGAGCCAGTGGGATTGTCTTTATGTTTATCATTCTAGTATCCTTTGCCAATACGGGGGGAAAGGGGATTCCCTTGACCTTTATTTTGGTGCTTATTTTCTTTTTGGGCAAAGAGGTGCTCAATAGTTTAGATAACAATAATATTTCGGAGTATGCTCATATTGCGGGGGGAATTATGGGGGCCTTTTTTGGCTTCAATCTGAATGGAAGCAAAGACCCGAGTCGGGAGCAAATTCTATAA